A single window of Salvia splendens isolate huo1 chromosome 6, SspV2, whole genome shotgun sequence DNA harbors:
- the LOC121809009 gene encoding protein FAR1-RELATED SEQUENCE 5-like — MDPGSSLSAFCDGFVPMNEDQCDFGFCNGLADNVPYYDAGIGADDDPDEGDGEGVDMDDNMNDEVIYTPECTEDMKPYKGQIFPTLDDAKEFYNNYARLVGFDTRKNGSKKVGDKIIWLYIVCSKQGQKKENEKGFIPKRKRGSKKCCCSARVAFRFSGCVGYVVHDFVEEHNHEMVDPHHQRFMKLNRSMDLVKQKLLINCANANIGPTDNYRLLNDLLGGYDSVGCTVSEVRNFTRDVRGYADGYDVQILLNEMRKKKEVCDAFTFEYEQDSQNRLIRLFWCDAYSRMSYHMYGDVVAFDTTYSTNRYRMIFAPFTGKDNHGKPITFAAGLLANEDFKKEFSDCVWSELIEPEEFEVTWNGIIEKYGLECSYRCLHRESSGFQRTLETLMQLQKISLGG, encoded by the exons ATGGATCCTGGATCGTCTTTGTCTGCATTTTGCGATGGTTTTGTCCCCATGAATGAAGATCAGTGTGACTTTGGTTTTTGTAACGGGCTTGCAGATAATGTCCCCTACTATGATGCAGGCATTGGTGCCGACGATGATCCTGACGAAGGTGACGGCGAAGGTGTAGATATGGATGATAATATGAATGATGAAG TCATTTACACGCCGGAGTGCACGGAGGATATGAAGCCGTACAAAGGCCAGATCTTCCCTACATTGGATGATGCAAAAgagttttataataattatgcTCGTTTGGTTGGGTTTGATACAAGAAAGAATGGTTCAAAGAAGGTTGGTGATAAAATTATTTGGCTATACATCGTGTGTTCTAAGCAAGGACAAAAGAAAGAGAATGAAAAGGGATTTATCCCAAAACGGAAACGTGGATCAAAGAAGTGTTGTTGCAGCGCTAGAGTGGCGTTTAGGTTTTCAGGATGTGTTGGATACGTAGTTCATGATTTTGTGGAAGAACACAACCATGAAATGGTTGACCCACATCATCAGCGTTTTATGAAATTGAATCGTTCTATGGATTTAGTGAAGCAGAAGCTTTTAATTAATTGTGCAAATGCAAATATTGGACCCACTGATAATTATAGGCTTTTGAATGATTTGCTTGGTGGATATGATTCGGTTGGGTGTACCGTTTCAGAAGTTAGAAATTTTACTCGTGACGTTAGAGGGTATGCAGATGGTTATGATGTACAAATATTGCTTAATGAAATGCGTAAGAAGAAAGAAGTTTGTGACGCATTTACATTTGAGTATGAGCAGGATTCACAAAACAGATTAATTCGTTTGTTTTGGTGTGATGCCTATTCGAGGATGAGTTATCACATGTATGGGGATGTGGTTGCCTTTGACACTACATATTCTACAAATAG GTATCGTATGATATTTGCTCCATTTACGGGGAAGGACAATCATGGGAAGCCTATAACATTTGCTGCTGGTTTGTTAGCTAACGAAG ATTTTAAGAAGGAGTTTTCTGATTGTGTGTGGTCCGAGCTGATAGAACCTGAGGAGTTTGAAGTTACATGGAATGGTATTATAGAAAAATATGGATTGGAATGTTCGTACCGATGTTTGCATCGAGAAAGTTCTGGGTTCCAGCGTACTTTAGAGACTTTGATGCAGTTACAGAAGATAAGTCTTGGAGGCTAA